DNA from Vitis vinifera cultivar Pinot Noir 40024 chromosome 19, ASM3070453v1:
AATTCTCCCAAATTAATATCATCATCATGTACGTGATGCAAATGTATAACAATTAAACATCTCTTGAATATGTACTGAAAATTATAAGCATGAATGGTAAAGAGAGAATTAGTGAGTTTACACCATACATTTCATAATTAATTCCCATTCCCCACATGTTGATTAGTACTTGTACCCCTTCACATACAAGCTCTCAGAAGCCAACCCACCACCGGTTCCACCTTCATACTTTCCAAGAGTGGCCTCCGAATTGGCCTTGCACCTTCCCAAGAATGCACCCTGCGCTTTCCCCACATTCTCCGTCTTTCCGCCCCATGTCTTGAGTGTGCTTTGCTGCAAAGCTCGCCCAAAGGAGAATGAAAGCGTCCACGGCTTCAACACCTCCAacttattcatagcatttaagtTGAGTGTCGCCTCTTCCTCGCTCTGCCCACCTGACAAGAACACAATCCCCGGCACTGCAGGCGGCACGGTTCTGCGCAATGCCGCCACTGTGTACTCAGCAATCACCTCAGATGATACCTGTTAACCAGTTAACGCTGCCACAAATTAACACACACGCTTTGGATTTTAAGAATTTGGTGggattatatgtatatatatgcgATACCTTTGGTCCAGCAGAGCCTGGTGTGACCATGTTAGGCTTTAGGAGAGTTCCCTCCAGAAGAACATGGTGATCATTCAGCGCCTTGTAAACTGCTGCAAGCACTGTTTCAGTGACAGCTGCACATTTCTTGATGTCATGATCCCCATCGGTTAAGATCTCCGGCTCAACAATCGGCACAAGCCCATTCTCCTGACAGATGATTGCGTAACGAGCCAGGCCCTGCGCGTTTTGCTGGATTGACAACTCAGATGGTTCGGTGGGGCCAATCTTGAGGACGGAACGCCACTTGGCAAAACGAGCTCCTGCCTTGTAGTACTGCTGGCAACGAGCTCCAAGAGAGTCGAAGCCTTGAGTTGTGGTCTCACCGTTTGTGCCGGCTAACTCGACGGTACCCTTATCAACTTTGATGCCCGGGATGACATTGTTTTCCTGGAGGACTTCCACAAAAGGTTTGCCATCACGTGTATTTTGGTACAGGGTCTCCTCAAAGAGGATGACACCAGATAGGTAGGACAAGGCATTGGGAGAGGTGAAGAGGAGCTCGCGAAGGGCTTGGCGGTTGGGTTCATTGTTGTCAACCTTAATGCTAGAAAGACGCTTGCCAATGGTGCCAGTGCTCTCATCTGCTGCCAAAATGCCCTTTCCAGGGGTGGCAATGTACTTGGCGTTCTTGATCAGTTCATCTggataaaacaaaagaaagaaaatgcagTGATATAATATGGTGAAGCTCTTGGGATGGtttcatacttttattttaGTCAAGCTTTATATTTTCCTGAGCTATGTTTAAAGGGTATGATGACAGGTTTAAACTTATATAATTACATCCTGGGGGCTTTCATTTTCTTGAGACCAACTTCACCTTATCTTCCGAGTGAGATACTGGTAGTATGGTCCATGGCTCCCAAACTAGTGGCTCTGGTCAGGATGAGACCATGCAAAATGGGGCAATGGCTAATAGGCATACCCATGAAGCcctcaaaattttattgatttttttagtgCAGGCAACACAGAGGAGAAGCAAGAATATATGCTGCTTCAATTCATTTgccattttaccttttttaggCCAACCAGTTACATTTTTATGAACAAGTTCCCCAGAAAGCGACTGGTAATATAGGAGTCATGCTGCTGGAGActaaaatcaaataacatgaATAAAGGAAGTTTTAAGCTGAAGTTTGCATGTGAGCAGGTGTAGAATAAATGGCAATTTAAGAAATCATATTTATAGATTAGGGGATGCCAAATATACAAGTGATGCGATACAGTGAAAAAGAGACTAGCTAGAGAAGAAGGCTGGTTATTCATCCTCAACGAGAACAAGGGAGGCAAGCCAGGGAGGAAGAGAGTACCTGCATACTTTCCTACAAAGGCCGACATGGTTTCAGCTTATGATGATAACGTTAGATAGTGAGAGGG
Protein-coding regions in this window:
- the LOC100265177 gene encoding fructose-bisphosphate aldolase, cytoplasmic isozyme 1: MSAFVGKYADELIKNAKYIATPGKGILAADESTGTIGKRLSSIKVDNNEPNRQALRELLFTSPNALSYLSGVILFEETLYQNTRDGKPFVEVLQENNVIPGIKVDKGTVELAGTNGETTTQGFDSLGARCQQYYKAGARFAKWRSVLKIGPTEPSELSIQQNAQGLARYAIICQENGLVPIVEPEILTDGDHDIKKCAAVTETVLAAVYKALNDHHVLLEGTLLKPNMVTPGSAGPKVSSEVIAEYTVAALRRTVPPAVPGIVFLSGGQSEEEATLNLNAMNKLEVLKPWTLSFSFGRALQQSTLKTWGGKTENVGKAQGAFLGRCKANSEATLGKYEGGTGGGLASESLYVKGYKY